The Drosophila teissieri strain GT53w chromosome X, Prin_Dtei_1.1, whole genome shotgun sequence genome has a segment encoding these proteins:
- the LOC122623623 gene encoding uncharacterized protein LOC122623623, with protein sequence MSTTSESTRVGLGNAASMANLAKIVNLIESNVKSEEAEVLEEAVRGSTGNGTGSGSGSSSSVRLASSSAPRRSACATSYVPKSPQLEEIVFAEPTCTERFARYFVIVIYLCGLCCLGFFLSIYHIFFWDSRMPPVYKGQKKAPAFG encoded by the coding sequence ATGTCCACTACGTCGGAATCCACCAGAGTGGGCCTGGGCAATGCGGCCAGCATGGCGAATCTGGCCAAGATCGTCAATCTTATCGAATCGAATGTGAAGAGCGAGGAAGCGGAGGTGCTTGAGGAAGCGGTCAGGGGATCAACCGGAAACGGAAccggaagtggcagtggcagcagcagcagcgttcgcttggccagcagcagtgcCCCGCGTAGAAGTGCCTGTGCCACATCGTATGTGCCCAAGTCGCcgcagctggaggagattgTGTTCGCCGAGCCCACGTGTACCGAGCGATTTGCCCGATACTTTGTGATCGTGATCTATCTGTGCGGTCTCTGCTGTCTGGGCTTCTTCCTGTCCATCTACCACATCTTCTTCTGGGACTCGCGCATGCCACCCGTTTACAAGGGCCAGAAGAAGGCGCCTGCTTTCGGCTAG
- the LOC122624019 gene encoding farnesol dehydrogenase has translation MDRWLNRVAVVTGASSGIGAACCKDLVAKGMVVVGLARREERLKELKDSLPAEQASRFHGRKCDVSQEQEVIDAFAWIDATLGGADVLVNNAGIARIGVGITSEGNATDLRAILDTNVLGVSWCTREAFKSQQRRNVNDGHILIVNSVAGHRVISSPGLITGMYSPSKFAVTALTEVLRHEFLNSKTQTKITSISPGAVDTEIIDKKALEHMPDFPLLRSEDVADAISYCIGTPPSVQIHELTIKPVGETI, from the exons ATGGATCGCTGGCTAAATCGCGTTGCTGTTGTCACGGGCGCCAGTTCCGGAATCGGAGCTGCCTGCTGCAAGGATCTGGTGGCCAAGGGCATGGTAGTGGTGGGTCTGGCACGTCGCGAGGAGCGTCTGAAGGAGCTGAAGGATTCGCTGCCGGCGGAACAGGCCAGCCGTTTCCATGGACGCAAGTGCGATGtcagccaggagcaggaggtgaTCGATGCCTTCGCCTGGATCGATGCCACCCTGGGTGGCGCCGATGTCCTGGTGAACAATGCTGGCATTGCTCGCATCGGAGTGGGCATCACCAGCGAGGGCAATGCCACCGATCTGCGTGCCATTCTGGACACCAATGTGCTGGGTGTTTCGTGGTGCACCCGCGAGGCATTCAAGTCCCAGCAGCGGCGCAATGTGAACGATGGCCACATCCTGATCGTCAACAGTGTGGCCGGACACCGGGTGATCAGCAGTCCTGGCCTAATCACGGGCATGTACTCGCCATCGAAGTTCGCCGTCACCGCTCTGACGGAGGTGCTGCGTCACGAGTTCCTCAACAGCAAGACCCAGACCAAGATCACG AGCATCAGTCCCGGTGCCGTGGACACGGAGATCATCGACAAGAAGGCCCTGGAGCATATGCCCGACTTTCCTTTGCTTCGCTCCGAGGATGTGGCCGATGCCATCAGCTACTGCATCGGCACCCCGCCAAGTGTCCAGATCCACGAGCTGACCATCAAGCCCGTTGGCGAAACCATCTAG
- the LOC122623624 gene encoding uncharacterized protein LOC122623624 produces MASSTLDLGEKPEENDDVRLPKEQPPPAFFESKTFRIISIFLYLGGISGLGMVLALYYLIFFDSSMPDIHLKFPVSIGGHPVQKVHEYQ; encoded by the coding sequence ATGGCCTCGTCCACTTTGGATTTGGGTGAGAAGCCGGAGGAGAATGACGACGTGCGTCTGCCCAAGGAGCAGCCACCACCAGCCTTCTTCGAATCGAAGACCTTCCGCATAATCTCGATCTTTCTGTATCTGGGCGGGATCAGTGGCCTGGGCATGGTGCTGGCACTCTACTATCTCATATTCTTCGACTCCAGCATGCCGGACATCCACCTCAAGTTCCCCGTCTCCATTGGCGGCCATCCAGTGCAGAAGGTGCACGAGTACCAGTGA
- the LOC122623621 gene encoding synaptic vesicle 2-related protein: MDNPAYVIDCEREFATIAGGREENLSEKPRPHTFEEAITLTGVGRFHYKLLLICGLCFMGVMVEIMGVSLIMNQMKCDLQPTLEQQGILASAGFLGVVLSSHAMGFLADTWGRATTLRYALCLSSVCSIVSAFSVNIWMLIVFRFLTGFFISGGQACVFSLCGEFHGSGSRIRHVTLLSGFLCTAMMFAPAMAIGILPLRIETIVFGMRFSSWRVLLLANVSVSLLALVGITALPETPKYLLVQGRGDESLEILRNIFAKNSGRDPSEYPVKEVALESGGASLSDVHGFVDAVRLVWHQTVPLFHRTRLWHTLNICCIQFLIYFLAQGIFMWFPTILDELGTRNGDDTLLCNVLQDLNIASASQEESAASCSVAVDTSTYQVMIIIGGCFVLIYLIFAYIIDYMGKKNLLMAWMVLTMISLVALHYVEQFALVVIALTVVMAIGNCGGLVSTIAMEFYPTHINAMGMCFIMMVGRLGAVVGSNILGRMLFASCDPIFWAMLVLVVLLCALGFFLPEKTRGQRQKPSGTAKAIVAATTSPIFAINSK, encoded by the exons CAACCATTGCCGGGGGTCGCGAGGAGAACCTGTCGGAGAAGCCCCGGCCCCACACTTTCGAGGAGGCCATCACGCTGACGGGAGTGGGCCGCTTCCACTACAAGTTGCTGCTCATCTGCGGCCTGTGCTTCATGGGCGTGATGGTGGAGATCATGGGCGTTAGCCTGATCATGAACCAGATGAAGTGCGACCTCCAGCCGACGCTGGAGCAGCAGGGCATCCTGGCGTCCGCCGGCTTCCTGGGCGTCGTCCTCAGCTCCCATGCCATGGGCTTTCTGGCGGACACTTGGGGTCGGGCGACCACATTGCGATACGCCCTGTGCCTCAGTTCGGTGTGCTCCATTGTGTCCGCCTTCTCGGTGAACATCTGGATGCTGATCGTGTTCCGCTTCCTAACGGGCTTCTTCATCTCCGGCGGACAGGCGTGCGTGTTCAGTTTGTGCGGCGAGTTCCATGGCTCCGGATCGAGGATCCGGCATGTGACCCTGCTGTCCGGATTCCTGTGCACGGCCATGATGTTTGCGCCAG CTATGGCAATTGGTATCTTACCGCTGCGGATCGAGACCATTGTCTTTGGAATGCGCTTCTCGTCCTGGCGCGTCTTGCTCCTGGCCAATGTGTCCGTTTCGCTGCTGGCTCTGGTGGGGATCACCGCTCTGCCCGAAACACCCAAATACCTGCTGGTCCAGGGGCGTGGCGATGAGTCGCTGGAAATTCTGCGCAACATTTTTGCCAAGAACTCTGGCCGAGATCCCTCGGAGTATCCGGTCAAGGAGGTGGCCCTGGAGAGCGGTGGCGCCAGCTTGTCCGATGTCCATGGCTTCGTGGACGCAGTGCGTCTCGTTTGGCACCAGACAGTGCCGCTTTTCCATCGCACCCGACTGTGGCACACCTTGAACATCTGCTGCATCCAGTTCCTCATCTATTTCCTGGCCCAGGGCATCTTCATGTGGTTCCCCACCATCCTGGATGAGTTGGGCACACGCAATGGCGATGATACGCTGCTCTGCAATGTCCTGCAGGATTTGAATATTGCTTCTGCGTCGCAGGAGGAGAGCGCCGCCAGCTGCTCCGTGGCGGTGGACACCTCCACTTACCAGGTGATGATCATCATCGGCGGCTGCTTCGTGCTGATCTACCTGATCTTTGCCTACATCATCGACTATATGGGCAAAAAGAATCTGCTGA TGGCCTGGATGGTCCTGACCATGATCTCTTTGGTGGCCCTGCACTATGTGGAGCAGTTCGCCCTGGTGGTGATCGCCCTGACCGTCGTGATGGCCATTGGCAATTGCGGCGGCCTGGTCAGCACCATAGCCATGGAATTCTATCCCACACACATCAATGCCATGGGCATGTGCTTCATCATGATGGTGGGTCGATTGGGCGCCGTGGTGGGCAGCAATATCCTTGGCCGCATGCTCTTCGCCAGCTGCGATCCGATCTTCTGGGCCATGTTGGTCCTGGTGGTGCTCCTCTGCGCCTTGGGCTTCTTCCTGCCGGAGAAGACACGTGGGCAGCGGCAGAAGCCCTCTGGCACAGCGAAGGCTATTGTGGCTGCCACCACTAGCCCCATTTTCGCCATTAACTCCAAGTAG
- the LOC122623625 gene encoding uncharacterized protein LOC122623625, with translation MSGQSALMANLADVVKEAKDEEIPMPKSNDFFESKTFRLLTLMLYMGGVSGMGLTLAVYYLFIWDSRMPPLPVFKHTHPIG, from the coding sequence ATGAGCGGACAATCAGCGCTGATGGCCAACCTGGCCGATGTGGTCAAGGAGGCCAAGGATGAGGAGATACCGATGCCCAAATCGAACGACTTCTTCGAGTCCAAGACCTTCCGCCTGCTCACCTTGATGCTCTACATGGGCGGCGTGAGTGGCATGGGCTTGACTCTGGCGGTCTACTACCTGTTCATCTGGGACTCCCGCATGCCGCCGCTGCCCGTGTTCAAGCACACGCATCCAATTGGCTAG